The following are encoded in a window of Dryobates pubescens isolate bDryPub1 chromosome 25, bDryPub1.pri, whole genome shotgun sequence genomic DNA:
- the LOC104309618 gene encoding T-box-containing protein TBX6L has translation MQALPDLKAPCEALPSPSLEPYPQSSIVVTLEDMDLWMKFHQIGTEMIITKSGRRMFPQCKIKVSGLIPYAKYLMLVDFVPMDNFRYKWNKDQWEVAGKAEPQLPCRTYVHPDSPAPGSHWMKEPVSFQKLKLTNNTLDQHGHIILHSMHRYKPRFHIVQADDLFSVRWSIFQVFSFPETVFTSVTAYQNEQITKLKIDNNPFAKGFREHGKNTRREGRAKGHKPSPAKGQKRKLPEEKEPGAEEHGFDKDENVDVKEESNPVVVSSGYPFWVSEQNSSQAFPAASPVPADQREGLPREQQVPTPSYQIYRFHEAGDSQQPPSRDATALSDCRARCQPSDLAAAPEHDPKQLPEGFTGLPPLPPALPPPQDYTGVVNMALDSVGKAGPRAPLYGPYGSDQGLGQWMVPAHSQYRAVSYSPFSSEYNTQGAPGHAHGTMPEWSQYPLFPYACW, from the exons ATGCAAGCTCTGCCAG ATTTGAAAGCTCCATGTGAGGCacttccctcccccagcctggagccctaCCCACAGAGCTCCATCGTGGTCACCCTCGAGGACATGGATCTCTGGATGAAGTTTCATCAGATAGGCACCGAGATGATCATCACCAAATCCGGCAg ACGAATGTTCCCACAGTGCAAAATCAAAGTCTCTGGCTTGATCCCCTATGCCAAGTACCTCATGCTGGTAGATTTTGTGCCAATGGACAACTTCAGGTACAAG TGGAATAAAGATCAGTGGGAAGTTGCTGGAAAAGCAGAACCTCAGCTCCCTTGCCGCACCTATGTCCACCCAGAttctccagctcctggcagccactgGATGAAGGAACCTGTCTCCTTCCAGAAGCTGAAGCTCACCAACAACACTCTGGATCAACATGGACAT ATCATCCTGCACTCCATGCACCGTTACAAACCTCGCTTCCACATTGTGCAGGCAGATGACCTCTTCAGCGTCCGCTGGAGCATCTTCCAGGTGTTCAGCTTCCCTGAGACTGTCTTCACCTCTGTGACTGCCTACCAGAATGAGCAG ATTACAAAGCTCAAGATTGACAACAATCCATTTGCCAAAGGCTTCCGTGAGCACGGGAAGAACACTCGCAG GGAAGGACGAGCCAAGGGCcacaagcccagcccagccaagggccagaagaggaagctgcctgaggagaaggagcctggtgctgaggaacatg GTTTTGATAAAGATGAGAATGTGGATGTGAAGGAAGAGAGTAACCCTGTGGTGGTCAGCAGTGGGTACCCCTTCTGGGTCTCAGAGCAGAACAGCAGCcaggccttccctgcagcctcacCGGTGCCAGCTGACCAGAgggaagggctgcccagggagcagcaggtgcCAACGCCATCCTACCAGATCTACCG GTTCCACgaagctggggacagccagcagcctcccagccgcgATGCCACAGCCTTGAGCGACTGCCGGGCGCGGTGCCAGCCCTCAGACCTCGCCGCAGCGCCCGAGCACGACCCCAAGCAGCTCCCCGAAGGCTTCACCGGCCTGCCCccgctgccaccagccctgcctcctccccaggacTACACAGGAGTGGTGAACATGGCTCTAGACTCCGTGGGGAAAGCCGGGCCCCGGGCACCCCTGTACGGTCCCTATGGCAGCGACCAAGGCCTGGGGCAGTGGAtggtccctgcccacagccagtaCAGGGCAGTCAGCTACTCGCCCTTCTCCTCAGAGTACAACACTCAGGGGGCTCCAGGACATGCCCATGGCACCATGCCAGAGTGGAGTCAGTACCCCCTGTTCCCCTATGCCTGCTGGTGA